The Magnolia sinica isolate HGM2019 chromosome 9, MsV1, whole genome shotgun sequence sequence TGTGTAATTCTGCATCAAACAGGTCAAGCTACCGATGGTTTTGCTCATGTGCTAACCCAGTATGCTATCGAACAGGAATTGTaagtctcaaaaaaaaaaatcctattttcCACAGAATAAAATTCCAAACTCTGCTTACAGCTGGAAATACAGAGTTCTGAAGAGCTCTTTTTGCCTGAATCTCCTATAGTTAggttggaaaaaacaaagatttttagctacaaaacttcaaaatagagaaattcaaGAAAGTAATCTGATCTATGACTTCTCATTTCCCATTGCTGCATACAACCAAAAGAGTAAGaccaatattaaaatcaatataaagaaggCTAAGAAGCTGTCCTCATTGGTAGGCAGATTTGCGACAATTAAAAAGCTCATAAAGAAGGCTGAGAAGTGTTCTGCATGCTTACTTTGAATAAATGCAACCTGTTCTGGAAGCCATGTGTCGAGTGTAGCAGATCGTACCTACAGCACATAGCCAATACTTTCATTTTTAGACCTAGCAGGGATACAAAGCTAACCAGTAAATAGCTGTGTACAAAAGGGATGTGTACACAACTTACCTTCATAGGCTTTCAATTTTGGAACAGTGATTTGTTTGGGGCTGCAAATTCCTGTAACCATATCAAATTTCAGGATCTTCGACAAACAACGTAactagcaaaaaataaataaatctcacgGGCCTGCCACACGTATAAAAACATATTCTTAGGTCTGAGGGCCATAGACACTTCTGTCTAACCtgaaagccatcattagtgacagaTTCGTTTTGCTGCAAATATatataagccatcattagtgacaagTTCTCAATCAGGTAGCTACACATTCCATAGAATTTCAAGGGATGAAATGTGCAAGACATTTTGGATTTTGGGCCTCAAGGAATCTCCATTTTTTGGTTTTTACCTATGTATAGAAGGATATGGGATAATCTCTCATCGTCCCTttccaagaaggagaagaagaagaactgaCAGGTCAGTGGTTAACTTCAGAGAATCGGTATTCTCTTTTTGtcaagatattaaaaaaaaaaaaaaaaaaaaaaaccagattcAAAGAATACAGAAGGGTTAAGGGTGTTTTTAGACTGAAAGATAAAGGATCCCAGAAGCCAAGTGTTTCTGTTTCATGTTCTTCAAACACCAAAAACAAGCCATAAGACCATCGAAATCTTCATGATTCAGAGTTTCAAGGCAGAAGAATAGAGATGGACCTTTTTAATATCCTCTAATAGAAGGGTTTTTGTAAACAGTGACAAGGGATGACAAGGTGAGGATTCTGGGTAAAACGACGAGGAATAAGAAGACTATTTGCACTGACCGGTAGCCTCAGCAAAGGATCAGAATGACAAGAAGACGATGAATTATGTTTCATTCTACCTGTCCAAACTCTCTCTTagatgcttcatttttattttgtaatttttggtcTAGCCAATTGAGCTGAACATGACCCCCACGAACCACAATGCCCTAGATGATGTTcaaaaaattatggcttaattgTCCGAATACATGAGCTTGTTGTCAATGCAGGCATCATTGAAGGAGGGTAACTTCTAGCTAAAAAGGATGATAAACTAACAGACATGGGTGACTGTGCAGTTtaggtgtacatgtgtgtgtgcacatgcaCAATGTGTATTGAATACATGTGCAGTTACAGTACAATTTTTTTAGAGGTGTGCAGGAACAGAACAATGCACATAATAGAGATTAAGAGGTTCCACAACTGGTAAACAAgagtgagaagtgatgggaatatCTGTTCAAGATTGTGGGCTGCAAATAAAGGGAACTGATAGATATAATGGCACACAGCAACATTTCACAGCAATCTTCAAAAAGCATCTAACCTGAATGGAAGTCAAACAGTGAGCTGCTCTGATTGCCCTTGATGTAAGCACCGACCCAAAGCTATAGatccaaaaagaatagaaaaatatCATGGAGAGAACATTGAGGTGATTTGAACATGTAAGTGATAATATTGAGATGATTTTAGTGTATAGGCAAGTGAGAGGTTTAGCCTTACGTTGCCTTCTCAAGAGAATAGATGCGCAGCTCATACATGACTTGGTACATGCGCCTCGATCAAGGTTTGCCACTTACGGACTAGCGATCTTAATTTGTCGGTTGTAAAATCCTGTAGGACTGATCCTCATCAGCCTGAAGGTCAGCCAAGGAACACTCAAACACTTGGTGTTTGAGACCTTCATTCTGCAAGTTACAGACATTAAAATAAATGTGAGGCTTGTGACTTTAAACAGACATTAAAAATACTGTAATAATGTCTTCATACTGCACTTCTAGCAGCAAATATTCAGCATACAATTTGCTCCTTAgatttccaccattggaaactcatTTTCTAACTTTAAATAGTATCATTTTCAATACGGCCAAGCGTGTCAACACATTTAATAAGCTGTCCTTCATATTCCAGTAATTcgtaaataatatgaaattactGTGCTCCATACTTAGAAAATGCTCCAGCTCCCTTAGATCACTATAAGTTACTGTGCTCCTAGTATAACTAAAGAAAAAGATCCAAATACAACTTCACCTTGAACTGCAGGGTACTGTTGATAGCATCACTTATCAGCTCCCAGTTTGGACCCATATCATGCATGAGGACAACAAGTGCctgaaataagaaaattttagttAGGGAGTTCTCAATTGTCCTTGcaattagatttcatatttattctatttacacgggtttcaatttctcaaaatcattaaaatgaccaaacagaattttcaaaaacagagTGTCTCCATAAACATCATAATCCACTGAATGTAAAATCATAAGATACAACATGAATGAACTTATAGGCCAATGATCCTGTTAAGTTCCATGCGTACCTCTAAGAATTGTAAGGCCATATGCCAACATATGCAAGCAAATCTGCCAGCCTGCaagcaaaaataaactcaaaagctataacagcttcaaaaaatgaaaaaaaaataatgataaaactcaccttgaagcccttccccctcctcctttacccatgcttgggaccggcaatgcaaggagttgcattggcggagttaaaaaagggcttaagctccatttggtttgagataaatttacattcataaacaccaatgtaatgaccaaatggagcctaagactataaatatattcaaatatatagTGCAAAATTCAAGCAGACTATAAATATCGATGAACTATAGAGtacgaaaaaaaaaacaagccaaaCATCATGTAGAGTAACTACTTAGGCCAAACATCATATAGAGTAACGACTTAAGCCAAAAAACAGCATCATGTAAGCCCCAACCAAAACCCACTTAAGCCAAATTACTATATGTTCAATTATATAGTACTATATTTGTTCAAATTATAAGAATCTCATTGATtgcttcccccattgcacaagtgatcccggaccggcctctccaagtgtagatgcgaatccatcttctttccacaaaggagcatcAGGGTGTATAATCTCAGTTAGGATAACAACAAAAGCTCCCTCTGCTAATGGCTCACAATGGACAACTGCATTTGGACtaacttcgtgtacttgaccACGAGCAACAACACCACGTAAGCCCCAACCAAGCAACTCGCATTTCTTACCAATATATATCGTATCCGGCTACATGTACACATAAAATGGCGTTAGTATTAttagcatttataatataattgcaAGCTTATTACATTAGCGAAATTATAATTGTATACCGATGATCCCTGAGTAGATTTAGCCACTGGTGGTGATGGGAGGTTTTGACCAGACTGTGCCTCTTGATGCATACCCACCTAGGACTTTATATCAATCAATGATTTCTTTATCTCTAATATCTCCTGCGCTAGGCCTTCTCTTTCTTTTGCCATATTATGTAGCTTTGAACGGGCAGGGGTTGACTTCTTCAGTCCTGTTTTGCTTATCGAGCAACCCAGACCACGCATTCGTCCTCTACtatcagaaccaaccaactgtaaaatattgcaaatcaagttattaggaaattcataattaccgtaaaactcaagtaattttaaaactttattagTACCTGTGTAAGGGCATCGTCAACGCCGGTCAtcttagaagcaggattgctactataaagctcatctagtttttgctgtgacaaaattaatacaaataaacgtaaaataatttaaagttatataatgacatttcataatggtactagttagtggtaagaGGGGTACACTTACAACAAGGTCAGGATACTGGACGACTTTGTCCTTGCTCGTATGGGCTCTTAAGTAGACATCACCTCTACCTATCtcggcatcagaggtaagattcctctccatcgcctttggcacataaTATAtcgttcaaatacacatcattaatagagttaattagatcaaaattaaatttaattttaaactataatacctATCTTTATATACATACCATCTGATGGCGAGTAACAACCATGCTGCGCCTCCCAAGACACGCGGGTCCTTTTAGCTttgcccgattgactttattccttgcactTACTCTCTTGAATTGCTCGGTGTTGTGTTGATCCACAAAGgtcctccaatcctccatagggacacCTGGGGGGGCAGGACTATCTCTAACAACTATAGGATCGTTGTTTTTTATATATTGTTTAGTCAACCTTTTCTTATAATTTCTCCATGTTTCATTGATGCGTTGTGTTATGTACCAAATACCTgcatcccaactttgaccctcaaactcataaaacagtGACAATGTTTCTATAACCTTTTGAATGTGTGCACAAGGCACCTGGCGAAAGTCctcgtatatgatcgggatatgagcacGGGCTAGGACACcgatatgcgatgcaaagtctttgtgattgggactgtcctcattcggttgcccgaattcatttgtcttaaggacttttttcctatcaggttgcACATGTAAAGAAGCACCCTTAGTAGGGCCTCTCtttctagatgaagaagaagctggcacatctacataaaaaagaataataattatatataaacatcgttgattaccgccaatatataagaaaaatgaaatctacATATCTAATTAATGAGAACTATCTTGttacctttggtgttgcttgcATTTGCAACCAATGCCTCTGGCTGTGAGTCCATGTGCTTATTTATAtgctaatagaaaaaaaaaaccctaatagtTAAGAAACAATTTAGATAACAGATAAAGCACAaacaattcactatattatccatacCTTCATTATATTTCCTTCGATATATATCATTTTGTTACATGGATTAAAAATACAAAGAATTCAATAGGTTCTCCTTGAtcgctttcttttctttgttttcttaacTACAACGCTGACTTCTTCaggttcattgaatatcaactcatcggCATTTGCTAAggtggtgagatcaggtcctgcatcagCATCAGTTACAACCTTCAATCGTTCTGATAGAAGGCATGTCTCCTCTTTGACAAAAATCTTttttggaacctccaagaccacgtgCCATTCAGGATTTTTATGATctttggagtagaaaacttgtacGGCATGCTCCGCGAGGATGAACGGCTCGTCACCCACTTTGTCTGAACTATAAAGACTAgataaatttactaatctcagattCGCTTCAACATCAACagcaacaccatgatgtgtcaccttcacccaatcacacttaaataggatgggcttattatggtactccaattggataattctatgaaggactccatagtaaggttgattttcatccactgtatttatatccttagcactagatcggaaagtggtcataccctctgtcataaccccactattttggttcattttattctcctcatattcCTTAGTGACAaaaaggaaaccattaatacaatacttattgtattgcgtagcaaaagctagaggtcctctcactataTCTTTGAATTCTTCTTCGTTAGATTCGTTGAACTCTGTTTGTctcttcaaccaaggtatgaatTCATCCTCGCTAGGCACCTTGTTAGTCCTCCTGTAGCATCgttgcaagaaatctttgtactTCCTGTGGGTTATTCGATACCAATGTTATATTGAAATtgcataaagtaaagaagatatatatgagctaaaagtacatacccttcccacgcatcatagctgggatgactcttcatgaCCCAAGTACGAGCTTG is a genomic window containing:
- the LOC131256195 gene encoding uncharacterized protein LOC131256195 is translated as MVVTRHQMAMERNLTSDAEIGRGDVYLRAHTSKDKVVQYPDLVQKLDELYSSNPASKMTGVDDALTQLVGSDSRGRMRGLGCSISKTGLKKSTPARSKLHNMAKEREGLAQEILEIKKSLIDIKS